Proteins encoded in a region of the Candidatus Methylomirabilis lanthanidiphila genome:
- a CDS encoding methylmalonyl-CoA mutase, translating to MDEKDRLTQLTRELDDWQSNVLASVLTRTPERKTECRTGSGIKVDRVYTPLDLADHDYLERLGFPGGYPYTRGVRPTMYRSRLWTMREYAGYGTAEETNRRFHFLLEQGQTGLSVAFDLPTQLGYDADDPIAVGEVGRVGVAIDSLADMETLLRGIPLDRVSVSMTINATAAILLAMYVVVAKRAGIGSERLAGTIQNDILKEYIARGTYIFPPGPSMRLVIDTLAYCAEHLPRWNAISVSGYHIREAGSTAIQELAFTLADGIAYMEAALAAGLDADRVASTLSFFFNAHNDLLEEVAKFRAARRLWATIMRQRFHARDPRSWMLRFHAQTSGVSLTAQQAENNLIRIALQALAAVLGGAQSLHTNSRDEALGLPTEDAVRLALRTQQIIAHESGVANTIDPLGGSYYLETLTDRIEREAAAYIEKIDAMGGMLRAIELGFVQREIQEAAYREQRATEERQRVVVGVNELTTADPVHVPVFTVDPKLEREQQAKLDQLRRSRDNCRVERILNRLDQAAQTRENLLPIFVEAVESYATIGEMCAVLRRVFGEHRESVAL from the coding sequence ATGGATGAGAAAGATCGATTGACACAGCTTACGCGCGAGCTGGATGACTGGCAGTCGAACGTTCTTGCATCTGTCCTTACGCGCACCCCTGAGCGGAAGACAGAGTGTCGAACGGGTTCCGGCATCAAGGTCGATCGCGTGTATACCCCCCTGGATCTTGCCGATCATGACTATCTGGAGCGACTGGGATTTCCGGGCGGATATCCGTATACCCGCGGGGTGAGGCCGACCATGTATCGAAGCCGGCTCTGGACCATGCGGGAGTACGCGGGTTACGGAACAGCGGAGGAGACCAACCGGAGGTTTCACTTTTTGCTTGAGCAGGGCCAGACGGGGCTGTCGGTCGCCTTTGATCTGCCCACCCAATTGGGGTACGACGCTGATGATCCGATCGCCGTCGGCGAGGTGGGGAGGGTGGGTGTCGCCATCGACTCTCTGGCCGATATGGAGACGTTGCTGCGAGGCATTCCGCTCGATCGCGTGAGCGTCTCCATGACCATCAATGCCACCGCTGCCATCCTGCTGGCCATGTATGTGGTCGTGGCGAAGCGAGCGGGGATCGGATCCGAACGGCTCGCAGGTACCATTCAGAACGATATCCTCAAGGAATACATCGCCAGGGGGACCTATATCTTCCCGCCAGGACCTTCCATGCGCCTGGTGATCGACACGCTCGCCTACTGCGCTGAGCACCTGCCGCGTTGGAATGCCATCAGTGTCAGCGGGTATCATATTCGGGAGGCAGGCTCAACGGCGATCCAGGAGTTGGCCTTCACGCTGGCCGACGGGATCGCCTATATGGAGGCGGCGCTGGCCGCAGGGCTGGATGCAGATCGTGTCGCCTCCACGCTCTCCTTCTTTTTCAACGCTCACAATGATCTGCTGGAGGAGGTCGCGAAATTCCGGGCGGCCCGTCGTCTCTGGGCAACGATTATGCGGCAGCGTTTTCACGCGCGCGACCCGCGGTCATGGATGTTGCGCTTTCACGCGCAGACCTCCGGCGTCAGCCTGACGGCGCAACAGGCCGAGAACAATCTGATTCGCATTGCTCTACAGGCCCTCGCGGCGGTCCTGGGCGGCGCCCAGTCGTTGCACACCAACTCGCGCGATGAGGCATTGGGACTTCCTACCGAAGACGCGGTCCGCCTTGCGCTCAGAACCCAGCAGATCATCGCCCATGAGAGCGGGGTGGCGAATACCATCGACCCTCTCGGCGGCTCGTACTATCTGGAGACGCTGACCGATCGGATCGAGCGCGAGGCTGCGGCCTATATCGAAAAGATCGATGCGATGGGGGGGATGCTGCGTGCGATCGAGCTCGGGTTTGTCCAGCGTGAGATCCAGGAGGCGGCGTACAGGGAGCAACGGGCGACTGAAGAACGGCAGCGTGTTGTGGTCGGGGTCAACGAGTTGACGACTGCGGATCCGGTCCACGTTCCTGTCTTCACGGTCGATCCCAAACTTGAACGGGAACAACAGGCGAAGCTGGATCAACTTCGCCGCAGTCGAGATAACTGTAGGGTCGAGCGGATCCTCAATCGGTTGGATCAAGCGGCGCAAACACGCGAGAACCTCCTGCCGATCTTCGTTGAGGCGGTAGAGAGCTACGCCACCATCGGGGAGATGTGCGCTGTGTTGCGGCGAGTGTTCGGAGAGCATCGTGAATCAGTCGCATTATAA